A portion of the Phaeodactylum tricornutum CCAP 1055/1 chromosome 7, whole genome shotgun sequence genome contains these proteins:
- the helicase_7 gene encoding predicted protein (ATP-dependent helicase. Highly closed to the Thalassiosira protein thaps1 101888.), with translation MQALGDLAPELIILPVYSSLPSEMQSRIFEAAPPGSRKCVVATNIAEASLTIDGIYYVVDPGFSKQKAFNPKLGMDSLVVTPISQASARQRAGRAGRTGPGKCYRLYTENAFKTEMLPTNIPEIQRTNLGNVVLQLKAMGINDLLGFDFMDPPPVATLVGALESLHALGALDEEGLLTRLGRKMAEFPLEPNLSKMLILSVDLGCSEEILTITAMLSVENPFYRPRDKQAQSDMKKAKFHQAEGDHLTLLAVYKAWEASKFSNPWCFENFVQARSMRRAQDVRKQLVTIMDRYRLLLISAGKNYKIICKAITAGFFTNAAKKDPQEGYRTLVDQNPVYIHPSSAVFNKNPEYVIYHELVLTTKEYMRNILVIDAKWLYELAPSFYKQADPNRITKTKRKEKIEPLHDRFNPKDSWRLSKRKG, from the coding sequence ATGCAAGCGTTAGGAGATCTAGCACCAGAGCTGATTATACTTCCTGTTTATTCATCGCTTCCATCAGAAATGCAGTCTCGTATTTTCGAGGCTGCTCCGCCTGGTTCGCGGAAGTGTGTGGTGGCAACGAACATCGCTGAAGCATCTTTAACGATTGATGGTATCTACTACGTCGTAGATCCAGGTTTCTCTAAGCAAAAAGCTTTCAATCCTAAACTTGGTATGGATTCGCTTGTTGTGACTCCCATTAGTCAAGCATCAGCCCGACAACGGGCAGGACGTGCAGGCCGCACTGGGCCTGGCAAATGCTACAGATTGTACACCGAAAATGCATTTAAGACGGAAATGCTCCCTACCAACATCCCAGAGATTCAGAGAACAAATCTTGGGAATGTTGTGCTTCAGCTCAAGGCTATGGGTATCAATGATCTTCTCGGGTTTGACTTTATGGATCCACCGCCGGTGGCAACGTTGGTGGGCGCCCTCGAGTCACTCCACGCACTTGGAGCgctcgacgaagaaggcCTACTCACACGACTCGGTCGCAAGATGGCAGAGTTTCCTTTGGAACCGAATCTCTCTAAAATGCTTATTCTCTCAGTCGATTTGGGATGTTCCGAAGAAATTCTAACTATCACAGCCATGCTGTCTGTTGAGAACCCATTTTATCGCCCTCGCGATAAGCAGGCTCAATCCGACATGAAAAAGGCTAAGTTTCACCAAGCAGAAGGCGATCATCTTACGTTGTTAGCGGTGTACAAGGCATGGGAAGCTTCCAAGTTTTCAAATCCGTGGTGCTTCGAAAATTTTGTTCAGGCCCGAAGTATGCGACGAGCGCAAGATGTACGGAAACAGCTTGTCACGATTATGGACAGGTACCGCTTATTACTTATCAGTGCTGGCAAGAACTACAAGATTATTTGCAAAGCAATCACTGCCGGATTTTTTACGAACGCGGCCAAAAAGGATCCTCAAGAGGGCTACCGAACTCTGGTCGACCAAAACCCGGTCTATATCCACCCATCATCTGCAGTATTCAACAAAAACCCTGAATATGTCATCTACCATGAGCTTGTTTTAACAACGAAGGAGTACATGAGGAACATCCTCGTGATCGACGCCAAATGGCTGTACGAGCTGGCACCTTCATTTTACAAGCAGGCCGATCCGAACAGAATTACCAAGACAAAGCGCAAGGAGAAGATCGAGCCTCTTCATGACCGTTTCAATCCAAAAGATTCCTGGCGCTTGTCAAAACGTAAGGGATAG
- the Lhcx1 gene encoding protein fucoxanthin chlorophyll a/c protein (Related to Chlamydomonas LI818s), which yields MKFAATILALIGSAAAFAPAQTSRASTSLQYAKEDLVGAIPPVGFFDPLGFADKADSPTLKRYREAELTHGRVAMLAVVGFLVGEAVEGSSFLFDASISGPAITHLSQVPAPFWVLLTIAIGASEQTRAVIGWVDPADAPVDKPGLLRDDYVPGDLGFDPLGLKPSDPEELITLQTKELQNGRLAMLAAAGFMAQELVNGKGILENLQG from the exons ATGAAGTTCGCTGCCACCATCCTTGCTCTTATCGGCTCTGCCGCTGCTTTCGCTCCGGCCCAAACAAGCCGTGCGTCTACTAGCCTTCAGTACGCG AAAGAAGATCTAGTTGGAGCCATTCCTCCGGTCGGATTCTTCGACCCTCTTGGATTCGCTGACAAGGCCGATTCCCCCACTTTGAAGCGATACCGTGAAGCTGAGCTCACCCACGGACGTGTTGCCATGCTTGCTGTCGTTGGATTCCTTGTCGGCGAGGCGGTAGAAGGTTCGTCGTTCCTCTTCGATGCTTCTATCTCTGGCCCGGCCATCACCCACCTTTCTCAAGTCCCGGCCCCCTTCTGGGTCCTCCTCACTATTGCTATCGGTGCTTCCGAACAGACCCGTGCCGTGATCGGCTGGGTGGATCCCGCCGATGCCCCGGTTGACAAGCCCGGTCTTCTCCGTGACGACTACGTCCCGGGTGACCTCGGATTCGACCCTCTCGGCCTCAAGCCTTCTGACCCGGAAGAACTGATCACTCTCCAGACGAAGGAACTTCAGAACGGACGTCTTGCTATGCTTGCCGCTGCCGGTTTCATGGCTCAGGAGCTTGTCAACGGGAAGGGAATCCTTGAGAATCTTCAGGGTTAA
- a CDS encoding predicted protein — MQSNSGGMPGGSMNATSMQDMQRLQLQMAQYQQQQQQQQRQAPVGNQLLLNNHNSVSNLNMQQQFPSNTNNAPTASFVNLSTQSGAAGRMSNPALAMMQQQQQGVVTGSNGASLMNSGGPNAASMFSWNGMQQPQQGQNASSMDASTGSSARLMAMANMNRMSIGGGAGTISGQGNSMNPSTSTMPNMQTLLQQQQVNASHTPNQMGFQQQHHLSGSQMGSSTNTNHTNGGGAQQLMLQQQIASLQKQMQFQHQGGIGTVSAMQNPSISNATVGSAGPRAANSLQSHQQQLLQQIQQQQHVGPGPPSMPAQHQQPYQQHQMSAGMQSLHQQDSTPQNMMNMLQQQPQSHARNNAMANVMSDQSSQTLSRSGSLNEQQLRIHQQNLLRASSGQQTTVSDTQEAAKSVRSQQQSPSQPSKQHGMHPQNATSYQPSNNIVQGPFGGMHGLPNQHSMQSVSNQQLNNHGKAMPMHSDGSTTLGMSSHGNNSMYSGQMSGSNASQQQGSDDPISISQHSNLSAGQLSRTHQASSNDSGQKTFLDGSFAGGWQSNDDLPDRRRVIFSILEVIRQIRPDDTSKMSNKLPHMAKSLEEHLYRSAHSKDEYMDFSTLKERLQAIAHGLDLHRGSSSPMVSKNHDTTHLPQQSSNPSYSNIESQQNSLQIGFPPSLTASGPTSQQHQNAGWTGPYDVSSKDVMKIQGQNNADNLVVQRNAASQQSFGRIAGSNSQHGGIMSGSNTAGPNHNSGIWPTNMGSSESLGQPSIGNVAMNGGSQHQSSMNQGMNDMASMSQTSQQNDFAGSSLFIDPLQGFNWQSGFLSDSNMPPPVGNGIVNSDYPNTPKYQDPGVAQKQKVILQQQQRLLLLRHASKCKAGSNCTTKFCSQMVTLWKHMKTCRDKNCKTSHCLSSRCVLNHYRICKNQGKTSTCEVCGPVMAKIRQQERDDGTGDPLATDSSAMNYLQPSLNALPNVIPTKQIGGLSQVRRSDNILENSCQSEQVQLQQLQAQQMKLQTQLDSLKQLQKQQEQLLEQQSRIQEQAHKVKDPSSQQAQQLQQQQLLLHQLQKRCEQQQLQLQQEIQSQSRTAGLAQAQAQQFQAAAQFRTSVQEAQMLQSSSPIIPGSYGEPTESKKKRHTVTKSKRISSKGKRGGKGKGLRAAVEVLSSHDPAEDNFDPYASPKKRGLSSSSKPAQKKRKATSDKEADPGERATGTDIVEDSTLAYEGNTSLLPFMSLVSVRKHVDSLNKKTSLWSRMVTYKCLPVIQELIDDQFGWVFHDAVDPIALGLPDYFDVVKHPMHLELVKKKLENAIYCDTDSFAHDVELVFENAILYNGETSEVGELANSFLVKFAQIYEKLIAGIESPQQLVKKNGEACALCGLQKRQLEPLSLYCHGNCGMQPIERHSSYFTDHSKSNLWCLLCYDQLHEEKIILLDDGSDIRKKDLQEFKNDTCPEEAWITCDECNSQVHEVCALFSRRNEAKASYTCPNCYTSKSLASQSTKSVAKFVKGADYLPHCKMSIDIEKGLHRTLQDLYDAKAKDEKLGAGQTEQAEGLTVRVLSNVEKKQSVGARMQRCFSEKGYPLEFPVRSKCIALFQKIHGVDTLLFSVYVYEYGQECPAPNKRRVYISCLDSVQYFEPSCYRKAAYQAIIVEYLRYVKERGFHTAHIWSCPLTPEDGYIFYCHPSHQLIPREDMLQSWYHQLLEKAKSSGVAISTTTLYHEYFEGGADSTKIEQQRLPTCLPYFEGDYIPGEIENILETIDEKENQSSVQKLIMSLLGQRIMKMKDNFLVVHLHNDGVAAASEQSEDVSKGCDGCDEKIVLSKRSSTTEPGLMRIDVRDDDVAMTEADAFPAREDPTVLKTAAPPKKVNTPEKATRSMGEATSKSEKTEDKSVPTPGMLLFEKPGSDTSLVDSAKDAANEGVAPISVSMGEPTAESEKRKDRYVSTAIVCEKPRSNFSLIESTKDTAETAAAPDSISIVDSKVDSKDTAYSTTGALLCGKPGSDISPIDSADNVKNEIELPGVRVAGVKEESGSEGLREKVSLAHTVCVVELKANDEPPLEESGGNGGLTNESDGVAASLIEKQATIQIAGGNLSETQTEPIDSEDGCIDDSVNTAVQSGELDEKEGSATEQNRDEVIATIDKKASKRLMDSAISTHTEPTESSSEISTKSALASRSPLVNRKRPLNSVESNTWDEDAPIENALFETPQHFLNFCKTKHFQFDELRRAKHSTLSILFQLHNPMASHVLQQCGSCYRDITCDARYHCNVCSNFDLCQECYSSVMKKEFVLNDSRFAHDTSHTFSPIDTEMLEETKTREERQKSLTAHVELLEHAVPCQGPPACSLENCQRMKKLVEHVGTCMIQPKKDCKICSRLLSLCTIHSRLCAIRGPCPIPFCDRIRERNKRLRQQQDLVDDRRRQAQNELYQSSEEPSITT; from the exons ATGCAATCCAATAGTGGTGGGATGCCTGGAGGTAGTATGAACGCAACGTCGATGCAAGACATGCAACGTTTGCAGCTCCAAATGGCGCAGtatcaacagcagcagcaacaacaacaacgacaggCGCCCGTCGGAAACCAGCTACTCCTTAACAATCACAACAGTGTGTCAAACCTAAATATGCAGCAGCAGTTTCCCAGCAACACAAACAACGCGCCTACCGCATCATTTGTGAACCTGTCGACACAATCTGGCGCCGCAGGTCGTATGAGTAATCCGGCGCTTGCCATgatgcaacaacagcagcaggGAGTTGTGACAGGTAGCAATGGCGCTTCATTGATGAATTCCGGGGGTCCCAACGCGGCTTCCATGTTTAGTTGGAATGGAATGCAGCAGCCACAGCAGGGTCAGAACGCGTCGTCGATGGACGCCAGCACCGGAAGTAGTGCTCGTCTCATGGCTATGGCTAACATGAATCGTATGAGTATAGGGGGAGGGGCCGGTACTATTTCAGGGCAGGGGAATAGTATGAATCCGTCTACGAGCACAATGCCGAATATGCAGACTTTACTTCAGCAGCAGCAGGTGAACGCCTCTCATACACCAAATCAGATGGGCTttcagcagcagcatcacTTGTCGGGGTCTCAGATGGGATCGTCCACAAATACGAATCACACCAACGGTGGAGGAGCACAGCAGCTTATGCTACAGCAGCAGATCGCGAGTTTACAGAAGCAGATGCAATTTCAACATCAAGGTGGCATTGGAACCGTATCAGCTATGCAGAATCCTTCTATATCCAATGCAACTGTTGGCAGTGCGGGTCCACGGGCGGCAAACTCGCTGCAATCTCACCAGCAGCAACTTCTGCAGCAAatacagcaacaacagcatgTTGGGCCCGGGCCTCCTTCTATGCCTGCGCAACACCAGCAACCCTAtcaacaacaccaaatgTCTGCCGGAATGCAGTCTCTGCATCAGCAAGACTCGACTCCACAAAATATGATGAATATGCTTCAACAGCAACCTCAATCTCACGCCAGAAATAATGCCATGGCTAACGTGATGAGTGATCAATCAAGTCAGACTCTTAGTCGAAGTGGGTCCTTAAATGAGCAACAGTTGCGAATTCATCAGCAGAATCTGCTGCGTGCTTCATCCGGGCAGCAAACCACGGTGTCGGATACGCAAGAAGCGGCGAAGTCCGTAAGATCGCAGCAGCAGTCACCAAGTCAACCGTCCAAACAACATGGAATGCATCCACAAAATGCAACGTCGTATCAACCATCCAACAATATTGTACAGGGTCCATTTGGCGGAATGCATGGCTTGCCCAATCAGCATAGCATGCAAAGTGTGTCCAACCAACAGCTAAACAATCATGGGAAAGCAATGCCGATGCATTCCGATGGTAGCACTACTTTAGGCATGTCCTCACATGGGAACAATAGCATGTACAGTGGGCAAATGAGTGGTAGTAACGCTTCTCAGCAGCAGGGTAGCGACGATCCAATTTCCATTTCACAGCACAGTAATTTAAGTGCTGGTCAGCTGTCACGCACTCATCAAGCGAGCAGCAATGACTCTGGACAAAAGACTTTTCTGGATGGTAGCTTTGCTGGGGGCTGGCAATCTAACGATGATCTGCCAGATCGACGTCGCGTTATATTTAGCATTTTAGAGGTGATTCGGCAGATTCGGCCCGACGATACGAGCAAAATGTCAAACAA ACTACCTCATATGGCAAAGAGCCTGGAAGAGCATTTGTATCGATCGGCACACAGCAAAGACGAATACATGGATTTTTCAACTCTGAAGGAGCGTTTGCAAGCAATTGCGCATGGACTTGACCTGCACAGAGGTTCCTCTTCGCCAATGGTTTCCAAGAATCATGATACGACGCACTTGCCCCAGCAAAGTAGTAATCCAAGCTATTCAAATATTGAGTCTCAGCAGAATTCTTTGCAAATCGGCTTTCCGCCAAGCTTGACTGCATCTGGTCCGACAAGTCAGCAGCATCAAAATGCGGGTTGGACGGGTCCATATGATGTAAGTTCCAAGGATGTGATGAAAATTCAAGGCCAAAACAACGCCGACAATTTAGTTGTGCAGAGAAACGCAGCTAGTCAGCAGAGCTTTGGACGTATTGCTGGTTCGAATAGTCAACATGGAGGCATTATGTCGGGATCAAATACCGCTGGTCCAAACCACAACAGCGGAATTTGGCCAACGAATATGGGATCGTCGGAAAGTTTGGGTCAACCGAGCATAGGGAATGTGGCAATGAACGGCGGCTCGCAGCATCAATCCTCAATGAATCAAGGGATGAACGATATGGCGTCGATGAGTCAGACTTCGCAACAGAACGATTTTGCTGGGTCTTCCCTGTTTATTGATCCTTTGCAAGGCTTCAATTGGCAGAGCGGTTTCCTTTCGGACTCAAATATGCCTCCCCCTGTCGGGAATGGTATAGTTAACTCGGATTATCCAAATACACCCAAGTACCAGGATCCGGGCGTAGCGCAGAAGCAGAAGGTCAtattgcagcagcaacagcgatTGCTGCTACTTCGGCATGCCAGTAAATGCAAGGCGGGATCAAACTGTACGACGAAGTTCTGTTCTCAGATGGTGACCTTGTGGAAGCATATGAAGACTTGCCGTGATAAGAATTGTAAGACTTCTCATTGCTTGAGCAGTCGTTGTGTTTTGAATCACTACCGTATTTGCAAAAATCAAGGCAAGACGTCGACTTGTGAAGTATGCGGTCCTGTGATGGCGAAAATCCGTCAACAGGAGCGCGACGATGGTACTGGTGATCCCTTGGCCACCGATTCCTCTGCCATGAACTATCTTCAGCCAAGCTTGAATGCTCTTCCAAATGTGATTCCGACAAAACAAATCGGTGGTTTGTCACAGGTTCGACGGAGCGATAATATTTTGGAAAATTCTTGTCAAAGTGAACAGGTCCAGCTGCAGCAATTGCAGGCGCAGCAAATGAAACTTCAAACACAGTTGGATTCATTGAAGCAGCTTcagaaacagcaagagcAATTGCTCGAGCAGCAGTCGAGAATACAGGAGCAGGCGCATAAGGTCAAGGACCCAAGCTCCCAGCAAGCACAACAattgcaacaacagcagcttcTTCTGCATCAGCTACAGAAACGATGCGAACAACAGCAGCTTCAGCTACAACAAGAGATTCAGTCCCAATCGAGAACAGCTGGTTTGGCCCAAGCTCAGGCTCAGCAATTCCAAGCGGCAGCACAGTTTCGTACAAGTGTACAAGAGGCCCAGATGTTGCAGTCTTCATCACCAATTATTCCTGGATCCTACGGGGAACCAACAGAGTCTAAGAAAAAGCGGCATACGGTAACAAAATCCAAACGAATTTCGTCGAAAGGGAAGCGTGGTGGGAAAGGGAAAGGACTTCGGGCTGCGGTTGAGGTTCTATCATCCCATGATCCAGCCGAAGATAACTTTGATCCATATGCCTCGCCAAAAAAGAGGGGtctgtcttcttcttcgaagccagcgcaaaagaaaaggaaggcaACTTCCGATAAAGAGGCTGACCCAGGCGAAAGGGCGACAGGAACTGATATTGTGGAAGACTCGACGCTGGCGTATGAAGGCAATACGTCTTTGCTTCCGTTCATGAGTCTAGTCAGCGTCAGAAAACATGTGGATTCTCTGAATAAAAAAACAAGTCTTTGGTCTCGCATGGTGACTTACAAGTGTCTTCCAGTCATTCAAGAGCTCATTGACGACCAGTTTGGGTGGGTTTTCCACGACGCCGTCGATCCAATTGCACTTGGCTTGCCCGACTACTTTGATGTTGTGAAACATCCCATGCATCTCGAGCTTGTGAAGAAAAAACTGGAAAATGCGATCTACTGTGACACAGACAGTTTTGCGCATGACGTTGAGCTAGTTTTTGAGAATGCTATTTTGTACAATGGGGAAACCAGTGAAGTTGGAGAGCTAGCGAATAGTTTCTTGGTCAAGTTTGCTCAGATATACGAGAAGCTCATTGCAG gaatcgAGTCGCCGCAGCAACTCGTGAAAAAGAATGGGGAGGCTTGTGCTCTCTGTGGTCTCCAAAAGAGACAGCTTGAGCCATTATCGCTTTATTGTCATGGGAACTGTGGTATGCAGCCTATCGAAAGGCATTCATCTTACTTTACCGATCACTCAAAATCAAATCTTTGGTGTTTATTGTGTTACGATCAGTTGCACGAAGAAAAAATCATATTGCTGGACGACGGAAGTGATATTAGAAAAAAGGATTTACAAGAGTTCAAGAATGACACTTGTCCTGAGGAAGCATGGATCACTTGTGACGAGTGTAATTCTCAAGTTCACGAAGTTTGCGCTCTTTTCAGCAGGAGAAACGAGGCAAAAGCTTCGTACACCTGCCCAAACTGCTATACCTCGAAATCTTTAGCGTCGCAAAGCACGAAGTCTGTGGCCAAGTTTGTAAAGGGGGCTGATTATTTACCACACTGTAAAATGAGTATTGATATCGAAAAGGGACTTCATAGAACGCTCCAAGATCTCTATGATGCCAAAGCGAAAGATGAAAAATTGGGGGCCGGCCAAACTGAGCAAGCGGAGGGTCTCACTGTTAGAGTGCTATCAAATGTAGAAAAGAAACAATCTGTAGGAGCGAGG ATGCAACGctgtttttccgaaaaggGGTACCCTTTAGAGTTTCCTGTACGCTCGAAATGCATTGCCCTCTTTCAAAAAATCCACGGTGTTGACACCCTTCTTTTTTCAGTCTATGTGTATGAATACGGGCAAGAATGTCCAGCTCCGAACAAAAGAAGGGTGTACATTTCTTGCTTAGATTCTGTTCAATATTTTGAGCCCAGCTGCTACCGTAAAGCGGCTTACCAGGCAATCATTGTCGAATATCTGCGTTACGTAAAGGAGCGAGGCTTCCATACGGCTCATATATGGAGCTGTCCTCTGACGCCCGAAGACGGATACATTTTCTATTGTCACCCATCGCACCAACTTATACCGCGAGAAGATATGCTTCAGTCATGGTATCATCAGCTACTAGAAAAGGCGAAGTCAAGTGGTGTTGCTATTAGCACCACCACGCTCTATCACGAGTATTTTGAAGGTGGGGCTGATTCTACGAAAATTGAGCAACAAAGGTTGCCGACCTGTCTCCCATATTTTGAAGGTGACTACATACCTGGTGAAATCGAGAATATCCTGGAAACAAttgatgaaaaagaaaatcaGAGTAGTGTCCAGAAACTGATCATGTCCCTGCTTGGGCAGAGGATCATGAAGATGAAAGACAATTTCCTCGTTGTTCATTTACACAATGATGGTGTTGCTGCGGCTAGCGAGCAAAGCGAAGACGTTTCAAAAGGGTGTGACGGCTGCGACGAGAAAATAGTGCTCAGCAAGAGATCAAGTACAACTGAACCGGGTTTGATGCGGATCGATGTAAGGGACGATGATGTAGCAATGACGGAAGCTGACGCTTTTCCTGCCCGGGAGGATCCTACTGTATTGAAAACAGCTGCTCCACCGAAGAAGGTAAATACTCCGGAGAAAGCTACACGTTCAATGGGAGAGGCAACATCCAAATCTGAAAAAACTGAAGACAAGAGTGTTCCAACACCTGGTATGTTGCTATTTGAAAAGCCTGGGAGCGACACAAGTCTTGTTGATTCAGCTAAAGACGCAGCAAATGAGGGTGTGGCCCCAATATCAGTTTCAATGGGAGAACCAACagccgaatctgaaaagaGGAAAGATAGATATGTTTCGACAGCTATTGTTTGTGAGAAGCCTAGGAGTAACTTCAGTCTGATTGAATCAACGAAAGATACAGCAGAAACCGCTGCGGCCCCCGATTCAATTTCGATAGTAGATTCAAAAGTTGATTCCAAAGACACGGCTTATTCAACAACTGGCGCTTTGCTTTGTGGTAAGCCTGGGAGCGACATAAGCCCGATTGATTCAGCCGATAACGTCAAAAATGAAATTGAGCTTCCTGGTGTAAGAGTAGCTGGAgtgaaagaagaaagtgGAAGCGAGGGATTGCGGGAGAAAGTCAGCCTTGCGCATACTG TTTGCGTTGTAGAATTAAAAGCTAACGATGAACCTCCGCTAGAAGAATCGGGCGGTAACGGAGGCCTGacaaacgaaagcgatgGGGTCGCTGCTTCACTCATAGAGAAACAAGCTACCATCCAGATAGCTGGAGGGAATCTTTCCGAAACCCAAACGGAGCCAATCGATTCGGAGGATGGATGTATCGACGATTCTGTCAACACTGCAGTCCAATCTGGCGAGTTGGATGAAAAGGAGGGAAGTGCAACAGAACAAAATCGGGATGAAGTGATTGCCACCATCGACAAGAAAGCGAGCAAAAGGCTTATGGACAGCGCGATCTCAACCCACACTGAACCCACCGAATCTTCGAGTGAAATTTCGACAAAAAGTGCTCTGGCGAGCAGAAGCCCTCTCGTCAATAGAAAGAGGCCGCTGAATTCGGTTGAATCCAACACATGGGATGAAGATGCTCCCATTGAAAATGCTTTGTTTGAAACCCCACAGCATTTCTTAAATTTTTGTAAAACAAAGCACTTTCAGTTTGATGAGCTTCGACGAGCCAAACACTCCACTTTGTCGATACTCTTTCAGCTGCACAATCCTATGGCTTCACACGTTCTTCAGCAGTGCGGATCGTGCTACCGAGATATAACCTGCGATGCCAGGTACCATTGCAATGTTTGCTCCAACTTCGACTTGTGCCAAGAATGCTACAGCTCAGTAATGAAGAAGGAGTTTGTTCTGAATGACTCCCGCTTCGCTCATGACACGAGCCACACGTTTTCTCCCATTGATACGGAAATGCTtgaagaaacgaaaacacGCGAAGAACGTCAGAAATCCTTAACGGCGCATGTTGAACTCCTGGAGCACGCTGTACCTTGCCAAGGCCCACCAGCATGCTCTCTGGAGAACTGCCAGCGCATGAAAAAACTCGTCGAGCACGTGGGAACTTGTATGATCCAACCAAAGAAGGACTGCAAGATTTGCAGTCGACTCCTGTCGCTATGTACAATACATTCGCGTTTGTGCGCTATTCGCGGACCTTGTCCGATTCCCTTTTGTGACCGAATCCGAGAGCGCAACAAACGACTACGCCAGCAGCAAGATCTTGTGGACGACCGGCGCCGACAAGCTCAAAATGAATTGTACCAATCCTCTGAAGAGCCATCTATAACAACTTGA